The Streptomyces sp. NBC_01353 genome contains a region encoding:
- a CDS encoding glycosyltransferase — protein MREVVPAALWDKQVSLLMRDHPYDAVMVADVLGQGYAYLLTAMRLRGESLGLAPSTLVDIGVHTTLREHLEQRAIELGLRDRVQFEPFVPRSELWRRLPDYDAFVFTTSGLEAFGLVLIEAQAHGLRVAYSDLPGVKETLASAGVSYTPGDPRSLAMALDEMGRDSHRRTALYRAALNNARRYDIATTARQLRELTLCLTS, from the coding sequence GTGCGCGAGGTCGTTCCGGCCGCCCTGTGGGACAAGCAGGTCTCGCTCCTCATGCGCGACCACCCGTACGACGCGGTGATGGTGGCCGACGTACTTGGCCAGGGCTACGCCTACCTGCTGACCGCGATGCGGCTTCGGGGCGAGTCGCTGGGACTCGCGCCCAGCACGCTCGTCGACATCGGCGTGCACACGACCCTAAGAGAGCACCTGGAACAGCGAGCCATCGAACTCGGGCTCCGAGACCGGGTCCAGTTCGAGCCGTTCGTACCCCGCTCCGAACTGTGGCGCCGCCTACCGGACTACGACGCCTTCGTCTTCACGACCAGCGGCCTGGAAGCCTTCGGTCTCGTCCTCATCGAAGCCCAAGCTCACGGACTCCGGGTCGCCTACTCTGACCTTCCCGGCGTGAAGGAAACCCTCGCGAGCGCTGGCGTTTCCTATACTCCCGGCGACCCGCGCTCGCTGGCCATGGCCCTAGACGAGATGGGCCGGGACTCCCACCGGCGCACGGCGCTGTACAGGGCGGCCCTCAACAATGCGCGCCGATACGACATCGCTACCACCGCCCGCCAGCTTCGCGAACTGACGCTCTGCCTTACCTCCTGA
- a CDS encoding Imm49 family immunity protein — protein sequence MGGAAVSAAREDFTNRIGRQVHSMSRAGRMTTYEWQLIADAFLDYLGALSVETPDLDTAEARAALKDASEAAVGAVAYAAYHPHCSFNVFLEYVNFGMSYDPGDDAPEERVTPGEWIDALCLSVLRDKAKWHGEEFTFARRKFAEQATGTPLGELATGLTAVVLDDAGGGEYPPSTKAKLAAVDAAVDRIRTRAAETGELLLDEPNGLALRTLRALAAEDRQSFDAALAELLVSHSAVHGPAASPSSLLPLVPLALAAIAYRTLGWAPTVHTDYLPHALVTGFETRGPRVAGLGRNRRPDAVAALAAGPLVVERPTCEREGIPRIEAMYEEHLQEAFTPVEGKSLAVSRLSSVLSDQKRLFQWRAGTPGDVTDPQHALLRLASQMGAALFRIALAEPDTEVEVSIGGRILRYPAKRGVEAGPGYWQTAVAFALITGVREDLAPLVLTGPTFARPDGSAFTAYREALHAYLKGAEPEAAAERALQEAERAKDWGFAMPPAVLLSQLVDGDDESFNLALADALEAHRAYYEVADRADYPEVSINLDVLALACHARRRGWTIRVASPYLPQYLLRAAEAF from the coding sequence GTGGGCGGGGCCGCTGTGTCGGCAGCGCGCGAGGACTTCACGAACCGTATCGGGCGTCAGGTGCACTCCATGTCGAGGGCCGGCCGCATGACGACCTACGAGTGGCAGTTGATCGCCGACGCGTTCCTCGACTACCTGGGCGCCCTCTCCGTCGAGACGCCCGATCTCGACACTGCGGAGGCCAGGGCCGCTCTCAAGGATGCCTCGGAGGCCGCAGTCGGCGCCGTCGCGTACGCGGCGTACCACCCGCACTGCAGCTTCAACGTCTTCCTGGAGTACGTGAACTTCGGTATGAGCTACGACCCGGGTGACGACGCCCCCGAGGAGAGGGTCACACCGGGGGAGTGGATCGACGCGTTGTGCCTGTCGGTCCTCAGGGACAAGGCCAAGTGGCACGGTGAGGAATTCACCTTCGCTCGGCGGAAGTTCGCCGAACAGGCGACGGGAACGCCCCTCGGCGAGCTCGCCACGGGGTTGACGGCCGTGGTCCTGGACGACGCCGGCGGCGGGGAGTACCCGCCGAGCACGAAGGCCAAGCTGGCTGCCGTCGACGCTGCTGTGGACCGGATCCGTACCCGTGCGGCGGAGACGGGTGAGCTCCTCCTGGACGAGCCGAACGGCCTCGCTCTGCGAACGCTGCGGGCGCTGGCCGCCGAGGACCGGCAGAGCTTCGACGCCGCCCTGGCCGAGCTCCTGGTCAGCCACAGCGCCGTGCACGGCCCGGCGGCCTCACCGAGCAGCCTGCTCCCGCTCGTGCCCCTCGCGCTGGCCGCGATCGCGTACCGGACGCTCGGCTGGGCACCGACGGTTCACACTGACTACCTCCCACACGCCCTTGTCACCGGCTTCGAGACCAGGGGCCCGCGGGTCGCGGGGCTCGGCCGGAACAGACGGCCGGATGCTGTCGCCGCGCTCGCCGCGGGACCGCTTGTGGTGGAACGGCCTACCTGTGAGCGCGAGGGGATCCCGCGTATCGAGGCCATGTACGAGGAACACCTCCAGGAGGCGTTCACTCCCGTCGAGGGCAAGTCCCTTGCCGTCTCGCGTCTGAGCAGCGTCCTGAGCGATCAGAAGCGCCTGTTCCAGTGGCGGGCGGGGACCCCCGGCGACGTCACGGACCCCCAGCACGCCCTCCTTCGGCTGGCCTCCCAGATGGGGGCGGCTCTGTTCCGCATCGCGCTGGCGGAGCCGGACACCGAGGTCGAGGTGTCCATCGGCGGGCGCATCCTGCGCTACCCGGCCAAGCGGGGCGTGGAAGCCGGTCCCGGGTACTGGCAGACGGCCGTAGCCTTCGCCCTCATCACCGGCGTGCGCGAGGACCTCGCCCCGCTGGTCCTCACCGGCCCCACCTTCGCCCGCCCGGACGGCTCCGCGTTCACTGCGTACCGCGAAGCCCTCCACGCTTATCTGAAGGGCGCCGAGCCCGAAGCGGCCGCGGAGCGCGCGCTGCAGGAGGCCGAGAGGGCCAAGGACTGGGGCTTCGCGATGCCGCCGGCCGTGTTGCTGTCACAGCTCGTGGACGGTGACGACGAGAGCTTCAACCTGGCCCTGGCCGACGCCCTCGAAGCCCACCGCGCCTACTACGAGGTCGCCGACCGCGCCGACTATCCCGAGGTCTCCATCAACCTTGACGTCCTCGCGCTGGCCTGCCACGCTCGCCGCCGCGGCTGGACCATTCGCGTGGCCTCCCCCTACCTGCCGCAGTACCTCCTACGGGCCGCCGAAGCCTTCTAG
- a CDS encoding transposase — MRLLELLEAPPAPERSPRVLGVDEFAFRKGRTYGTILADVEAGQVVDVLPDHTSETFAAWLRDHPGAEIICRDRASAYTRAIKEAAPGAVEVADRWHLLQMRSLGSVTV, encoded by the coding sequence ATGCGACTGCTGGAGCTGCTGGAAGCGCCTCCGGCACCGGAGCGGTCCCCGCGGGTTCTCGGCGTCGACGAGTTCGCCTTCCGCAAGGGCCGCACCTACGGAACCATCCTGGCCGATGTGGAGGCCGGCCAGGTCGTTGACGTCCTGCCTGATCACACCTCCGAGACCTTCGCGGCCTGGCTGCGCGACCATCCCGGCGCCGAGATCATCTGCCGCGACCGGGCCTCGGCCTACACACGCGCGATCAAGGAAGCGGCCCCGGGCGCGGTGGAGGTCGCGGACCGGTGGCACCTGCTCCAGATGCGATCTCTCGGTTCTGTGACAGTGTGA
- a CDS encoding RDD family protein, producing the protein MREIDMFNSMASGSDLGRFQAASGARPGSPAGLLPRCAATAIDLVIAVAVILVPLVGLDRILTAAGVADGEAGVIWRTTAALWVTAFFLLYSPLSVSRRGATPGKRALRLEVVHFETGERIGYGSAVARHLTNLVVTGIPVLCVANVSSMNLSKDLRGMHDKASGSAVIHRR; encoded by the coding sequence ATGCGCGAAATCGACATGTTCAACTCCATGGCCTCCGGCAGCGACCTCGGTCGGTTCCAGGCGGCTTCGGGCGCCCGTCCCGGCTCTCCGGCGGGTCTCCTGCCGCGCTGCGCCGCAACTGCCATCGACCTGGTCATCGCTGTCGCGGTCATTCTCGTTCCGCTGGTCGGCCTCGACCGGATTCTCACGGCGGCCGGTGTCGCCGACGGTGAAGCCGGTGTGATCTGGCGCACCACCGCCGCACTCTGGGTCACGGCCTTCTTCCTGCTCTACTCCCCGCTGAGCGTGTCGCGCCGGGGCGCGACTCCGGGCAAGCGGGCCCTGCGCCTCGAAGTAGTGCACTTCGAGACCGGCGAACGCATCGGCTACGGCTCGGCCGTCGCCCGGCACCTCACGAACCTCGTGGTGACCGGCATCCCGGTGCTGTGTGTCGCCAACGTCTCGTCGATGAACCTCAGCAAGGACCTCCGTGGCATGCACGACAAGGCTTCGGGCAGCGCGGTCATCCACCGCCGGTAA
- a CDS encoding PQQ-binding-like beta-propeller repeat protein: MTAQVNGVPSGRRTRRTLATMAAAVVALASLATGCFFFDAEPEELGVVWDTPEDRKTESQGNGAWLSGDTLVRSRFDAVSGYDARTGKRSWEYVPPGRSAVCHVAADTDSSVLVLTRDGDGTSAPAKGKLCADVVAIDMNNGGEIWHTPLPALDPWATRLQSYTVSAGSGIAVLLRGDDLQAVDVRTGKTRWKAALPKGCVPGTTAVAERQVAALLACGGTEYLLGDKVPSDAELFVATFAPATGALLWSAPLKARTSVPWDARAEFVSADPVVVAASDSGDSDSGGYLSFDRNGRPNPGIDFKGPYGEMQFHRRLTAAVDDTRLYLLPRKQGRLTRDDAYPLTTFDLATGVVVWGGTAEDDRLDGATGYRVLAQNGKLTVLTSGPGDSSYGFRVLDAATGEQREARSLPEGQDPADTLFTYKDRLIGARYEHHTTSSKPFTAYERR; the protein is encoded by the coding sequence ATGACCGCGCAGGTGAACGGCGTACCGTCCGGCAGACGGACCAGGCGCACCCTGGCCACGATGGCGGCGGCCGTGGTCGCCCTCGCCTCGCTCGCCACCGGATGCTTCTTCTTCGATGCCGAGCCCGAGGAGCTGGGCGTCGTCTGGGACACCCCCGAAGACCGCAAGACCGAGTCGCAGGGCAACGGGGCCTGGCTGTCCGGCGACACCCTGGTCCGCAGCCGCTTCGACGCGGTGAGCGGGTACGACGCCCGTACCGGCAAACGGAGCTGGGAGTACGTGCCGCCTGGCCGCTCGGCGGTCTGCCACGTCGCCGCCGACACCGACAGCTCGGTCCTGGTCCTCACCCGCGACGGGGACGGCACTTCCGCCCCGGCCAAGGGCAAGCTCTGTGCCGACGTCGTCGCGATCGACATGAACAACGGCGGCGAGATCTGGCATACCCCTCTTCCCGCCCTCGATCCCTGGGCGACCCGCCTACAGTCCTACACGGTGTCCGCCGGCAGCGGCATCGCCGTGCTCCTCCGGGGAGACGACCTGCAGGCCGTGGACGTGCGCACTGGGAAGACCCGCTGGAAGGCGGCCCTCCCCAAGGGCTGCGTGCCGGGTACGACCGCGGTGGCCGAGCGCCAGGTCGCCGCCCTCCTCGCGTGCGGCGGCACCGAGTACCTCTTGGGCGACAAGGTCCCGAGCGACGCCGAACTCTTCGTTGCTACCTTCGCCCCGGCCACCGGCGCGCTCCTGTGGTCCGCACCGCTCAAGGCCAGGACCTCTGTCCCCTGGGACGCCCGCGCGGAGTTCGTCTCGGCCGACCCGGTGGTGGTGGCCGCCTCAGATTCCGGCGATTCCGATTCCGGGGGGTACCTGTCCTTCGACAGGAACGGCCGCCCGAACCCGGGGATCGACTTCAAAGGCCCCTACGGCGAGATGCAGTTCCACAGACGGCTCACGGCGGCGGTGGACGACACCAGGCTCTACCTCCTGCCCCGCAAGCAGGGGAGGCTCACCCGTGACGACGCCTACCCGCTGACCACCTTCGACCTGGCCACCGGCGTCGTGGTCTGGGGCGGCACCGCCGAAGACGACCGCCTCGACGGCGCCACCGGGTACCGCGTCCTTGCCCAAAACGGGAAACTCACCGTCCTCACCTCCGGCCCTGGCGATTCCTCTTACGGCTTCCGCGTCCTCGACGCCGCCACGGGCGAGCAGCGCGAAGCCCGCAGCCTCCCCGAGGGCCAGGACCCTGCGGACACGCTCTTCACGTACAAGGACCGACTCATCGGCGCCCGCTACGAGCACCACACCACCTCGTCCAAGCCGTTCACGGCCTACGAACGCCGCTGA
- a CDS encoding DUF427 domain-containing protein, with protein MTAPKSGPEAVPVVRRQGESDSVFWEPSERWVRATAGEVTVVDSRRPVLVWEPGRPVPLYAFPTGDVRTDLLRRTERPASRRRHAGATVFYDLVLPGRTVGAAAWTYPGEDLAGHISFEWFGREALDHWYEEDEEIFVHPRDPHKRVDALPSSRHVRVEIEGTVVADTHTPVLLFETGLPVRFYLPREDVRLDLFTRTDGRTRCPYKGVASEYWSWAGDADVRPDIAWSYPDPLPSVGIIKDRVAFYDESVDVVVDGVWRERPVTFFSRPSR; from the coding sequence ATGACCGCACCGAAGTCCGGCCCGGAAGCCGTGCCCGTCGTACGCCGACAGGGCGAGTCCGACAGTGTGTTCTGGGAGCCGAGTGAGCGCTGGGTGCGTGCGACGGCGGGGGAGGTCACGGTCGTGGACAGTCGTAGGCCGGTTCTCGTGTGGGAGCCCGGTCGCCCCGTCCCCCTCTACGCCTTCCCGACCGGGGACGTCCGGACGGACCTGCTGCGGCGAACGGAGCGGCCCGCCAGCCGGCGGCGTCACGCGGGAGCGACGGTCTTCTACGACCTCGTGCTCCCCGGTCGGACCGTCGGGGCGGCGGCCTGGACCTACCCAGGTGAGGATCTGGCCGGCCACATCAGCTTCGAATGGTTCGGGCGCGAGGCTCTCGACCACTGGTACGAGGAGGACGAAGAGATCTTCGTGCACCCCCGCGACCCGCACAAGCGGGTGGACGCCCTGCCCAGCAGTCGTCATGTCCGGGTCGAGATCGAGGGTACGGTCGTCGCGGACACGCACACGCCGGTTCTGCTGTTCGAGACGGGTCTGCCGGTGCGCTTCTATCTCCCGCGGGAGGACGTCCGCCTCGACCTCTTCACCCGTACCGACGGGCGTACCCGCTGTCCGTACAAGGGTGTGGCGAGCGAGTACTGGTCCTGGGCCGGCGACGCCGACGTGCGGCCCGACATCGCCTGGAGCTACCCCGATCCCCTGCCTTCCGTAGGGATCATCAAGGACCGGGTGGCCTTCTACGACGAGTCCGTCGACGTCGTCGTAGATGGAGTGTGGCGGGAGCGGCCGGTCACGTTCTTCAGCCGGCCGTCGCGGTAG